The Psychrobacillus sp. FSL K6-2836 nucleotide sequence TGGTGTAATATCTGCAATAATACCAAAGTAAAATACGAACAAATGCGCAGATAAAGCGACAACTAATGGTACTGTAGCACCTGCAGGCATATCAAGCATCAAAAGTGTGATGATAGCCGGTGCAGCAATTGTTGACGTAATTACATAATTGGCAGTTGTTGGTGAGCCCATACCTAAAACAATAGAAGCCAACATCGTAAAGAACAGCGTTAAGAAAATATTTCCGCCCGAAGCAGAAATAAGACCATTTGCCAGGCTTAGTCCTAATCCAGTTTTTACAACTACTCCAACAATAATACCAGCAGCAGCGGTTGCCGCTGCAACTGCTAATGCAGTTCTTGCTCCATCAACTAGAGCATCTATTATATCTTTAAAATTCATTCTAGTTTCTTTATCAATTGCACTGAATACTACGGCAGCAACGATCCCCCATAATGCTGCTTGCATCGTTGGTACTCCTATAAACATTAGAACAATAATCGCTATAATTGGTATTAATAAATATAACTTTTTCAAAACTTCTTTGCGATCTGGCATTTCTTCTTTTGACATACCTTTTAGTCCAACACGTTTTGCCTCAAAATGTGTCATAATCCATATACCAGCAAAGTATAAAACTGCTGGTATCGCTGCTGCTTTTGCAATTTCCCAATAAGTAATACCACCGATAAACTCTACCATGAGGAAAGCTGCTGCTCCCATAATCGGAGGCATCAGCTGTCCACCTGTAGAGGCTGCGGCTTCTACTCCACCTGCAAATTCCTTTCGATATCCAAGCTTTTTCATCATTGGAATCGTATAGGAACCAGAAGTTACTACGTTAGCAACTGAGCTTCCTGAAATAGTACCCTGTAACGCACTGGAGAAAATCGCAACCTTTGCAGGTCCCCCAGTTAAACGACCTGCAAGTGTTACAGCTAAGTCATTGAAGTACTGTCCAACTCCGGTTTTCACTAGGAAAGATCCAAATAGCAGGAAAACAAATATAAATGTAGCGGATACACTAATTGGAGTACCTAAAATTCCATCTGTTGTAAAGAACATTAGATGCACTAAGCTGCTTAAATCTTGGCCACGGTGTGCTAAGAAACCTGGGAAATACGGTCCGAAAAACGCATACACTAAAAAAACAGTAGCGATAATCGTAATAGGTAACCCGACAGTTCGACGAGCAGCCTCTAGCGTTAATAGAATTGCTAAAGCACCTAC carries:
- a CDS encoding TRAP transporter permease: MTEKKVKPTSDSTETESFQQLSEEEQQAILQKYDPESNTRSVDGIMKKVIFFGLLAFSLFQLYTAIQGQFTAYIQRSIHLGFALSLIFLMFPAMKKSIRKRKIPIYDYLLSLLSIGVGLYWPIQYQELVFRVGTMTDLDFIVGALAILLTLEAARRTVGLPITIIATVFLVYAFFGPYFPGFLAHRGQDLSSLVHLMFFTTDGILGTPISVSATFIFVFLLFGSFLVKTGVGQYFNDLAVTLAGRLTGGPAKVAIFSSALQGTISGSSVANVVTSGSYTIPMMKKLGYRKEFAGGVEAAASTGGQLMPPIMGAAAFLMVEFIGGITYWEIAKAAAIPAVLYFAGIWIMTHFEAKRVGLKGMSKEEMPDRKEVLKKLYLLIPIIAIIVLMFIGVPTMQAALWGIVAAVVFSAIDKETRMNFKDIIDALVDGARTALAVAAATAAAGIIVGVVVKTGLGLSLANGLISASGGNIFLTLFFTMLASIVLGMGSPTTANYVITSTIAAPAIITLLMLDMPAGATVPLVVALSAHLFVFYFGIIADITPPVALAAFAAAGVSGGDPIKTGVVAAKLAIAAFIIPYMVIFSPALLMIDTTFLEVIWVVFTAITGMIAIGAGMIGYWYRKVTWIERIFAVGAGLLLIYPESFSDIAGLIIFAILLAIQLFTKGKNNPEAIAH